Proteins encoded within one genomic window of Couchioplanes caeruleus:
- a CDS encoding response regulator: MLTVDDDPSVSRAIARDLRRRYGERYQIVRASSAAAACEALRDLKLRGARVAVMLADHRMPQMNGIEFLEQAMDLFPHARRALLTAYADTDAAIQAINMVDVDHYLLKPWDPPEEKLYPVIDALIEAWLATGEKDTEDIRVVGHRWSEPSYQIRDFLARNLVPYRWLGADDPEGRRLLDAAGVGPEAIPLVVTADGRALAQPSAPELAEAAGLPTAPHRDFYDLIIVGGGPAGLGAAVYGASEGLRTLLVERRALGGQAGQSSRIENYLGFPDGISGAQLTDRARRQAGKFAAEVLTTREVTGLRPDGSARVQRSRDLRRRRRPGQLGQAGGLGGRRGRDGGHAGPPLSGGTVMSDVDAEEIGLRPCEPGKLTPAELRTLFLFEKLTDDQLAWIADHGCTMHAPAGSLVLREGDPAEKFFILLSGTISLTRRVGQDDVQTTRTEQRGVYMGATQAYIRDDGVPRQYMASMRALDDADFFVLSAADFGWMMREWFPMAIHLLEGLYLGMRSTQAAIGERQRLTALGALSAGLMRELNNPAAAASRATGALRLRVAGMRHKLGMLAAGKVAADRLDALVELQEEVIEKAAKAPALTALETADREDELGDRMEERHVTRAWDLAPVFAQGGLDARCLDDIEAKVGSSELLDQAIHWIGYALETEQLMSDIEDATGRVSSLVSAAKQYSHLDRAAHQWIDVHTAWTARW; this comes from the coding sequence ATCCTGACCGTCGACGACGACCCCTCGGTGTCCCGGGCCATCGCCCGGGATCTGCGCCGGCGCTACGGCGAGCGCTACCAGATCGTCCGGGCCTCCTCCGCCGCCGCCGCGTGTGAGGCGCTGCGCGACCTCAAACTGCGCGGCGCTCGCGTGGCCGTCATGCTCGCCGACCACCGGATGCCGCAGATGAACGGCATCGAGTTCCTGGAGCAGGCGATGGACCTGTTCCCGCACGCGCGCCGGGCGCTGCTCACCGCGTACGCCGACACCGACGCCGCCATCCAGGCGATCAACATGGTGGACGTCGACCACTACCTGCTCAAGCCCTGGGACCCGCCGGAGGAGAAGCTCTACCCGGTCATCGACGCGCTGATCGAGGCCTGGCTGGCGACCGGCGAGAAGGACACCGAGGACATCCGGGTGGTGGGGCACCGGTGGAGCGAGCCGTCGTACCAGATCCGCGACTTCCTGGCGCGCAACCTGGTGCCGTACCGATGGCTCGGTGCGGACGACCCGGAGGGCCGCCGGCTGCTCGACGCGGCGGGGGTGGGCCCGGAGGCGATCCCGCTGGTGGTCACGGCCGACGGCCGGGCACTGGCGCAGCCGAGCGCGCCGGAGCTGGCCGAGGCGGCGGGCCTGCCGACCGCGCCACACCGCGACTTCTACGACCTGATCATCGTCGGCGGCGGCCCGGCCGGGCTCGGCGCCGCGGTCTACGGCGCGTCCGAGGGGCTCAGGACGCTGCTGGTCGAGCGGCGGGCGCTCGGCGGTCAGGCCGGGCAGAGCTCGCGGATCGAGAACTATCTCGGCTTCCCCGACGGCATCTCGGGCGCCCAGCTCACCGACCGTGCCCGCCGGCAGGCCGGCAAGTTCGCCGCCGAGGTGCTCACCACCCGGGAGGTCACCGGGCTGCGGCCGGACGGCTCCGCCCGAGTGCAGCGTTCCCGGGATCTTCGCCGCCGGCGACGTCCGGGCCAGCTCGGTCAAGCGGGTGGCCTCGGCGGTCGGCGAGGGCGCGATGGCGGTCACGCTGGTCCACCGCTATCTGGAGGCACAGTGATGAGCGACGTCGACGCCGAGGAGATCGGCCTGCGGCCCTGCGAGCCGGGCAAGCTGACGCCCGCCGAGCTCAGGACGCTGTTCCTGTTCGAGAAGCTCACCGACGACCAGCTCGCCTGGATCGCCGATCACGGCTGCACCATGCACGCCCCGGCCGGCTCGCTGGTGCTCCGCGAGGGTGATCCCGCCGAGAAGTTCTTCATCCTGCTCAGCGGCACGATCTCGCTCACCCGGCGGGTGGGGCAGGACGACGTGCAGACCACGCGGACGGAGCAGCGCGGCGTCTACATGGGCGCCACTCAGGCATACATCCGCGACGACGGCGTGCCACGCCAGTACATGGCCTCCATGCGCGCCCTCGACGACGCCGACTTCTTCGTCCTCTCCGCCGCCGACTTCGGGTGGATGATGCGCGAGTGGTTCCCCATGGCCATCCACCTGCTGGAGGGCCTCTACCTGGGGATGCGCAGCACCCAGGCGGCGATCGGCGAACGTCAGCGGCTCACCGCCCTCGGCGCGCTCTCCGCGGGCCTGATGCGCGAGCTCAACAACCCGGCCGCGGCCGCCTCCCGGGCCACCGGCGCGCTGCGGTTGCGGGTCGCGGGCATGCGCCACAAACTCGGCATGCTGGCCGCCGGCAAGGTGGCGGCGGACCGTCTCGACGCGCTCGTCGAGCTCCAGGAGGAGGTCATCGAGAAGGCGGCCAAGGCACCCGCGCTGACCGCCCTGGAGACCGCCGACCGCGAGGACGAGCTCGGCGACCGGATGGAGGAACGCCACGTCACCCGTGCCTGGGACCTCGCCCCGGTCTTCGCCCAGGGCGGCCTCGACGCCCGGTGCCTCGACGACATCGAGGCCAAGGTCGGCTCGAGCGAGCTGCTCGACCAGGCCATCCACTGGATCGGCTACGCGCTGGAGACCGAGCAGCTCATGAGCGACATCGAGGACGCCACCGGCCGCGTCTCCTCGCTGGTCTCGGCCGCCAAGCAGTATTCCCATCTCGACCGCGCCGCCCACCAGTGGATCGACGTGCACACCGCCTGGACAGCACGCTGGTGA
- a CDS encoding sensor histidine kinase, producing MLGPKIGAGVTVVKEHDRGLPQIPAHPAELNQVWTNIVDNAVQAMSGAGTLTVRTYREDEHVVVSIGDTGPGVPEELRKRVFEPFSTTKAVGEGTGLGLDISYRIVVNGHGGDIVLRSEPGDTRFLVRLPTSEPPSA from the coding sequence ATGCTCGGCCCCAAGATCGGCGCCGGGGTCACGGTGGTCAAGGAGCACGACCGCGGCCTGCCCCAGATCCCGGCCCACCCGGCGGAGCTGAACCAGGTGTGGACCAACATCGTCGACAACGCCGTCCAGGCCATGAGCGGCGCCGGCACCCTGACCGTCCGCACCTACCGCGAGGACGAGCACGTGGTGGTCTCCATCGGCGACACCGGCCCGGGCGTCCCCGAGGAGCTGCGTAAGCGGGTCTTCGAGCCGTTCTCCACCACGAAGGCGGTCGGCGAGGGCACCGGCCTGGGCCTGGACATCTCCTACCGGATCGTCGTCAACGGCCACGGCGGCGACATCGTCCTGCGGTCCGAGCCGGGCGACACCCGCTTCCTCGTCCGGCTGCCGACGTCCGAACCGCCCTCCGCATAG
- the soxR gene encoding redox-sensitive transcriptional activator SoxR — MPRPRTTFHELTVGQVAERSGVAISALHFYERHGLVHSTRTATNQRRYGRDTLRRVAFIKASQQVGISLVEIREALDRLPSARTPTRQDWARLSVAWRAELDARIARLQALRDNLTDCIGCGCLSLRSCHLTNPRDVLRREGAGARRLMVPPTRRPD, encoded by the coding sequence ATGCCACGCCCCCGCACGACCTTCCATGAGCTGACCGTCGGGCAGGTCGCCGAGCGCAGCGGAGTCGCGATCTCCGCCCTGCACTTCTACGAGCGGCACGGCCTCGTCCACAGCACCCGGACGGCGACCAACCAACGCCGGTACGGCCGCGACACCCTGCGCCGGGTCGCCTTCATCAAGGCGTCCCAACAGGTCGGCATCTCGCTGGTCGAGATCCGGGAGGCCCTCGACCGGTTGCCGAGCGCGCGTACGCCGACGCGGCAGGACTGGGCACGCCTGTCCGTCGCCTGGCGGGCCGAGCTCGACGCGCGCATCGCGCGGCTGCAGGCCCTGCGCGACAACCTCACCGACTGCATCGGCTGCGGTTGCCTGTCCCTGCGCTCCTGCCACCTGACCAACCCGCGCGACGTCCTGCGCCGCGAAGGCGCCGGTGCCCGCCGGCTGATGGTGCCCCCGACTCGCCGGCCCGACTGA
- a CDS encoding NmrA family NAD(P)-binding protein, with translation MSSVLVIGATGRQGGAVAGLLLDHGHDVTVYVRSPESPAASALATAGARIVAGDLSDAQSLAAAAAGADAVFGLSVPFGPGGRREEVAQGRHLIDAAVRADAHLVYSSVRGGDRTQKTDIGHADSKQQIESYLRQQQVRATVLGPVYFMENALNLGFSRLADGVLANPLTPGKPLDQVTVRDIAALAVHAVENPDRFAGERIDVVSDRVTGEQAARILSEVVGREIPYRQLPLDQVRQWAGDEIADMFQRFEDATEFMDVEALHARYPEVKWHSYADWARTVDWDRLL, from the coding sequence GTGAGCAGCGTTCTCGTCATCGGCGCCACCGGACGGCAGGGCGGCGCCGTCGCCGGCCTCTTGCTCGACCACGGCCACGACGTCACCGTCTACGTCAGATCGCCGGAGTCGCCGGCCGCCTCGGCGCTCGCGACCGCCGGCGCCCGCATCGTCGCCGGAGACCTGAGCGACGCGCAGTCGCTCGCCGCGGCCGCGGCCGGCGCCGATGCCGTCTTCGGGCTGTCCGTCCCCTTCGGACCCGGCGGCCGGCGTGAGGAGGTCGCCCAGGGACGCCACCTCATCGACGCCGCGGTGCGGGCCGACGCGCATCTCGTGTACTCCTCGGTGCGCGGCGGCGACCGGACGCAGAAGACCGACATCGGCCACGCCGACAGCAAGCAGCAGATCGAGTCCTATCTGCGGCAGCAGCAGGTCCGGGCCACCGTGCTCGGGCCCGTCTATTTCATGGAGAACGCCCTCAACCTCGGCTTCAGCCGTCTCGCCGACGGCGTCCTGGCCAACCCGCTCACCCCGGGCAAACCCCTGGACCAGGTCACCGTACGGGACATCGCCGCGCTCGCGGTCCACGCCGTCGAGAACCCGGACCGCTTCGCCGGCGAGCGCATCGACGTCGTCTCCGACCGGGTCACCGGGGAGCAGGCGGCCCGCATCCTCAGCGAGGTCGTCGGCCGCGAGATCCCGTACCGTCAGCTGCCGCTGGACCAGGTGCGGCAGTGGGCCGGGGACGAGATCGCCGACATGTTCCAGCGGTTCGAGGACGCCACCGAGTTCATGGACGTCGAGGCGCTGCACGCCCGGTATCCCGAGGTGAAGTGGCACAGCTACGCCGACTGGGCCCGTACCGTCGACTGGGATCGCCTCCTCTAG
- a CDS encoding polymorphic toxin-type HINT domain-containing protein, which produces MATLAPEPRVRDAALAALASADAAAIQKFATVEKRQMETQIAAEKRKTAADNLAKIKAMAGTGGANFNAEVTRVLAGTDGEREAFLAYGADIARAQDEKVAATARERSAQMRKRLETFAAAAPAESQLKAAALQALAGDEAAVAAFWDTGYPAAAKADADAREQYLKDLEARNKAAEDLSKLAQRAKTASEARTRLLKAHGDCVKALQRAANEMAGAANAARHAERVLARTGTAASKSPELAAARSQTAAAVTNARSAAQQASAAAAIATSAADTLIETGLTYGAEWSLIAQGMSEASTAAVGATSTAAHAVDATIATNNAQGAQAQAEAHARQAEQWRKHAQEHGASAAKLAAAAKKQADAARTAAARAKKAREQAQAAEAKAWAAAERTRQQRQIAEAQAAEAKRQRQIAETERANAARHRAEADRQAAAARNARANAEAQEAIADGAAKRAEDADVKSAAADKKAWEHEATAKQASDAALAAERDKQTAAAKAQTVKGWAAKADSAQSRNEALLASEEADREYGIADGAAKSARGYANNATGAAVNARAAATQAQQAAIRAWAAAQQARAAAAAADAAADKAEKSAKATHAARMRADAKAADATAQEVKAAHAAKAAVNLAAQAADEAVRSLWAADRTKSEAEAATTEAVAAAAQAEIAITAAAAASASSAGIAEPHNTALAMVNPFTGADIDADFVKLVAEQAKSIGEEQAAAAEARAREALTAATRAQEAADRANAQVKPAYAAAAQAARSSAEAAKSAAEAKRAAAQAAVDGAAARAAAASAGKADVQARADAAAARQAANEAANDAAIAGRNAEEAQADANAANSAATAAENDAAAAHRAADRAEADAADAKKSAESAQKHADSAIEAAAKALEHATEAQKAADRAEEAERRRQEEATEGGAGLTPEEQKEFTPEHLAEYLQVTEIEDQGLLDFIKDNGLEFLEDLVIGELKKCVTKPSVGACFWAVIDLLPWGKLKKLGNVFDLYKKYKKFSEKIRDARKRKEELAEAAKKKKEREDRERQGACPDADKRNSFLPGTAVLLPDGTSKAIEELKIGDVVLATDPTTGETAAKPVTDTITGAGDKKLVDITIDTGGDLGTGTAVITATDNHPFWVPELSAWVQAEDLAGGHRLRTSAGTHVQVSAIGHRSESASVHNLTVADIHTYYVVAGDTPVLVHNTGGLPCLDVPAEEVDRSFHPATYDSPGEQFLDHYNRWGSPAGMTQRQYLDAASGLAQRLSQRGGAVGWNKSLTDIGFADDGLKGFKYKNPTTGELLITSLDGRVVTYHP; this is translated from the coding sequence GTGGCGACGTTGGCGCCGGAGCCGCGGGTGCGGGACGCGGCGCTGGCAGCCCTCGCCTCGGCGGACGCGGCGGCGATTCAGAAGTTCGCCACGGTGGAGAAGCGTCAGATGGAGACGCAGATCGCGGCGGAGAAGCGCAAGACCGCGGCGGACAACCTCGCCAAGATCAAGGCGATGGCGGGTACGGGCGGCGCGAACTTCAACGCCGAGGTGACCCGGGTGCTGGCGGGCACCGACGGGGAGCGCGAGGCGTTCCTTGCTTACGGTGCGGACATTGCGCGGGCGCAGGATGAGAAGGTTGCCGCGACCGCTCGCGAGCGGTCGGCCCAGATGCGGAAGCGGTTGGAGACGTTCGCGGCGGCGGCGCCGGCGGAGTCGCAGCTCAAAGCTGCCGCCCTGCAGGCGCTGGCCGGCGATGAGGCGGCGGTGGCCGCGTTCTGGGACACCGGCTACCCGGCCGCCGCGAAGGCCGACGCCGACGCGCGAGAGCAGTATTTGAAGGATCTGGAGGCGCGGAACAAGGCGGCGGAGGATCTGTCGAAGCTGGCCCAGCGGGCCAAGACCGCCTCCGAGGCTCGGACCCGGTTGCTGAAGGCGCACGGCGACTGCGTGAAGGCGTTGCAGCGGGCGGCGAACGAGATGGCGGGTGCGGCGAACGCGGCCCGGCATGCCGAGCGGGTCCTGGCCCGCACGGGCACGGCCGCATCGAAGTCGCCGGAGCTGGCGGCGGCGAGGAGCCAAACCGCGGCGGCGGTGACCAACGCCCGGAGCGCGGCGCAGCAGGCGTCCGCGGCAGCGGCGATCGCCACCTCAGCCGCGGACACCCTCATCGAGACCGGCCTGACCTACGGCGCGGAGTGGTCGCTGATCGCGCAGGGCATGTCGGAGGCCTCGACGGCTGCGGTCGGTGCGACCAGCACCGCCGCGCATGCGGTGGACGCGACGATTGCGACGAACAATGCGCAGGGGGCGCAAGCGCAGGCCGAGGCCCACGCCCGGCAGGCCGAGCAGTGGCGCAAGCACGCCCAGGAGCATGGAGCGTCGGCGGCAAAACTCGCAGCGGCGGCGAAGAAGCAGGCGGACGCGGCGCGGACGGCTGCCGCCAGGGCGAAGAAGGCCCGGGAGCAGGCGCAGGCGGCGGAGGCCAAAGCGTGGGCGGCGGCGGAGCGGACGCGTCAGCAGCGGCAGATCGCCGAGGCGCAGGCGGCGGAGGCGAAGCGGCAGCGGCAGATCGCCGAGACCGAGCGCGCCAACGCCGCGAGGCACCGTGCCGAAGCAGATCGCCAGGCAGCCGCGGCCCGCAACGCTCGCGCCAACGCCGAAGCCCAAGAAGCGATCGCCGACGGCGCCGCGAAACGCGCGGAGGACGCCGACGTCAAGTCGGCCGCGGCCGACAAGAAGGCGTGGGAGCACGAAGCCACCGCGAAACAAGCCAGCGATGCGGCCCTCGCCGCGGAGCGGGACAAGCAGACCGCTGCCGCCAAGGCACAGACCGTCAAGGGGTGGGCGGCCAAGGCCGATAGCGCGCAGAGCCGCAACGAGGCGTTGCTGGCCTCGGAGGAGGCCGACCGCGAGTACGGTATCGCCGATGGCGCGGCCAAGTCCGCGCGCGGGTACGCGAACAATGCCACCGGCGCCGCAGTGAACGCCCGCGCCGCCGCTACGCAGGCTCAGCAGGCCGCGATCCGGGCGTGGGCTGCCGCGCAGCAGGCTCGTGCGGCGGCTGCTGCCGCGGATGCGGCGGCGGACAAGGCGGAGAAGTCCGCGAAGGCTACCCATGCGGCGCGGATGCGGGCGGATGCGAAGGCGGCCGATGCGACCGCGCAGGAGGTCAAGGCGGCACACGCCGCGAAAGCGGCGGTGAACCTCGCCGCGCAGGCCGCCGACGAGGCCGTCCGCTCGCTGTGGGCGGCCGACCGCACCAAGAGCGAGGCCGAGGCGGCGACCACCGAGGCGGTCGCGGCGGCGGCACAGGCCGAGATCGCGATCACCGCGGCTGCGGCGGCGTCCGCGTCCTCGGCGGGCATCGCCGAGCCGCACAACACGGCCCTGGCCATGGTGAATCCGTTCACCGGCGCGGACATCGACGCCGACTTCGTCAAGCTCGTCGCCGAGCAGGCCAAGAGCATCGGCGAGGAGCAGGCCGCCGCGGCCGAGGCACGGGCACGCGAGGCGCTCACCGCCGCGACCAGGGCCCAGGAAGCCGCGGACCGGGCCAACGCGCAGGTCAAGCCGGCCTACGCCGCGGCGGCGCAGGCCGCCCGCTCGTCGGCGGAGGCAGCGAAGTCCGCTGCGGAGGCGAAGCGCGCCGCGGCGCAGGCCGCCGTGGACGGTGCCGCGGCCCGGGCGGCCGCGGCGAGCGCGGGCAAGGCCGACGTGCAGGCCCGCGCCGACGCTGCTGCGGCCCGTCAGGCCGCGAACGAAGCCGCGAACGACGCGGCGATCGCGGGTCGTAACGCCGAGGAGGCACAGGCCGACGCGAACGCGGCGAACAGCGCCGCGACCGCGGCGGAGAACGACGCCGCCGCCGCGCATCGCGCCGCCGATCGCGCTGAAGCTGACGCCGCCGATGCCAAGAAGTCTGCAGAGAGCGCACAGAAGCACGCTGACAGCGCGATCGAGGCCGCCGCCAAGGCCCTCGAACACGCCACCGAGGCGCAGAAGGCCGCCGACCGCGCCGAGGAGGCCGAGCGCCGGCGCCAGGAAGAGGCCACGGAGGGCGGCGCCGGCCTGACCCCCGAGGAGCAGAAGGAATTCACCCCGGAACATCTGGCCGAATACCTCCAGGTCACGGAGATCGAGGACCAGGGTCTCCTCGACTTCATCAAGGACAACGGCCTCGAGTTCCTCGAGGACCTCGTCATCGGCGAACTGAAGAAGTGCGTCACCAAGCCCAGCGTGGGTGCCTGTTTCTGGGCCGTCATCGACCTGCTGCCCTGGGGCAAGCTCAAGAAGCTCGGCAACGTCTTCGACCTCTACAAGAAGTACAAGAAGTTCTCCGAGAAGATTCGCGACGCCCGCAAGAGGAAAGAAGAGCTCGCTGAGGCGGCCAAGAAGAAGAAGGAACGCGAGGACCGCGAGCGACAGGGCGCCTGCCCGGACGCAGACAAGCGCAACAGCTTCCTGCCCGGCACTGCGGTCCTGCTCCCCGACGGCACCAGCAAGGCCATCGAAGAACTGAAGATCGGTGATGTGGTCCTCGCCACCGACCCGACCACCGGCGAGACCGCCGCCAAGCCGGTCACCGACACCATTACCGGTGCGGGCGACAAGAAACTCGTCGACATCACCATCGACACCGGTGGCGACCTCGGCACCGGCACCGCCGTCATCACGGCCACCGACAACCACCCGTTCTGGGTGCCCGAGCTGTCCGCATGGGTCCAGGCGGAGGATCTGGCCGGCGGGCACCGGCTTCGTACCAGTGCCGGAACCCACGTCCAGGTCTCGGCGATCGGCCACCGTTCCGAGTCGGCGAGCGTGCACAACCTCACCGTCGCTGACATCCACACCTACTATGTCGTCGCGGGCGACACGCCGGTGCTGGTTCATAACACTGGCGGACTTCCGTGTCTGGACGTTCCCGCCGAGGAAGTCGATAGATCCTTTCATCCGGCCACATATGACTCACCTGGTGAGCAGTTCTTGGATCATTACAACAGATGGGGAAGTCCGGCTGGCATGACGCAGCGGCAGTATCTCGACGCGGCCTCGGGGCTGGCTCAGCGTCTTTCGCAACGCGGTGGGGCGGTGGGCTGGAACAAAAGCCTCACCGATATCGGATTCGCTGACGACGGCCTGAAGGGATTCAAATACAAGAATCCGACTACAGGCGAGCTGCTGATCACGTCGCTGGATGGCAGAGTCGTCACGTACCATCCATGA
- a CDS encoding MFS transporter — protein MRGGARAWAVWAVGLCAYIVAVMHRTSLGVSGLDAQARFGIGAGTLASFAVLQLLVYAALQIPVGVLLDRFGSLRLVVAGALIMASGQAMMAVADGAGGAVTARVLVGAGDAMTFISVLRLVPQWFPSRRVPVVTQFTGIVGQLGQVLSAVPLAALLAGAGWSTAFAGASATGLFVAVVALVALHDSPERRVTSGETMTARRLGADLVTAWRHPGTRLGLWTHFTTPFPGTVFALMWGYPFLIAGEGLSRATASALLTMFVLVGMAGGPLLGVLVQRHPMRRSWLVLGVIAANGLGWAMVIAWPGRAPLPALVLLVVALGLGGPGSMIGFEFARTFNPPHRLGTATGIVNVGGFVASLVTILLVGLILDVRTGGRAGYDIADFKVAMSVQYAIGAVGVAGILRTRRLVRQRLADEGVHVRPLREVLAERGWFSAQRSGKG, from the coding sequence ATGCGAGGCGGGGCGCGCGCCTGGGCGGTGTGGGCCGTCGGGCTCTGCGCGTACATCGTCGCCGTGATGCACCGCACGTCGCTCGGGGTGTCGGGGCTCGACGCGCAGGCCCGGTTCGGCATCGGGGCCGGCACGCTCGCCTCGTTCGCCGTGCTGCAGCTTCTGGTCTACGCCGCCCTGCAGATCCCGGTCGGGGTGCTCCTGGACCGGTTCGGCTCGCTGCGGCTCGTGGTCGCCGGAGCGCTGATCATGGCGTCCGGGCAGGCCATGATGGCGGTCGCCGACGGGGCGGGCGGGGCGGTGACCGCGCGCGTGCTGGTCGGCGCGGGTGACGCGATGACCTTCATCAGCGTGCTGCGGCTGGTGCCGCAGTGGTTCCCGTCGCGGCGGGTGCCGGTGGTCACCCAGTTCACCGGCATCGTCGGCCAGCTCGGGCAGGTGCTCAGCGCCGTACCGCTGGCGGCGCTGCTGGCCGGCGCCGGCTGGAGCACCGCGTTCGCCGGGGCGTCCGCCACCGGGCTCTTCGTCGCCGTCGTCGCGCTCGTGGCGCTGCACGACAGCCCCGAGCGCCGGGTCACGTCGGGAGAGACGATGACCGCCCGCCGGCTCGGCGCCGACCTCGTCACGGCCTGGCGGCATCCCGGGACCCGGCTGGGGCTGTGGACGCACTTCACGACCCCGTTCCCCGGCACGGTCTTCGCCCTCATGTGGGGCTATCCGTTCCTGATCGCCGGCGAGGGCCTGTCGCGGGCCACGGCCAGCGCGCTGCTCACGATGTTCGTGCTCGTCGGGATGGCCGGCGGTCCGCTGCTCGGCGTGCTGGTGCAACGGCACCCGATGCGCCGCTCCTGGCTGGTGCTGGGCGTGATCGCGGCCAACGGGCTCGGCTGGGCGATGGTGATCGCGTGGCCGGGGCGGGCGCCCCTGCCGGCGCTGGTGCTGCTGGTGGTCGCGCTGGGGTTGGGCGGGCCCGGCTCCATGATCGGTTTCGAGTTCGCCCGGACGTTCAACCCGCCGCACCGGCTCGGCACGGCCACCGGCATCGTCAACGTCGGCGGGTTCGTGGCGTCGCTGGTGACGATTCTGCTCGTCGGCTTGATCCTCGACGTCCGCACCGGCGGGCGGGCCGGCTACGACATCGCCGACTTCAAAGTGGCGATGTCGGTGCAGTACGCCATCGGCGCCGTGGGGGTCGCGGGCATCCTGCGGACCCGCAGGCTGGTCCGGCAGCGGCTGGCCGACGAGGGCGTCCACGTACGACCGCTGCGCGAAGTCCTCGCCGAACGGGGATGGTTTAGCGCGCAGCGCTCCGGTAAAGGCTGA
- a CDS encoding S9 family peptidase, protein MAGRLNRVDVTVLPSGWLAKESYPSEASGSWSPALSPDGRHLAYVSDRGGSPQVWVQPVGSDLTFLVDTGPEPVASVHWSTGGGWLACVIAPGGAPRTEVWLVRPDGSVPHQVAGFGTDTAENVRWLPGRPLLAVTENLTTALLVDAEHGTREVVAEGELVSLFDVSPDGRRALLRRGPRGGRHVVLRDLDSGIEEYVASGEQACFAPDGSVYARGDAGERPVLLRVDGGTAEVLAASDTAEVETFALTADGTRVAVLWNVDGGLSELTVLGGGPTRIGVPGTVVSGPVWSADGGTLAFTCEAPGQPHGVWAWDGELHPVSAEEPSPGAVRPVLRRFPSHDGLEISGWLFTPPSTAGPHPVVLWLHGGPEAQERPGHAPLFQSLVARGIAVFAANVRGSSGFGRSFVHADNGPLRWAAIADVAACVAHLVATGVADPARVGCMGRSYGGYLTLAALTTYPELFAVGIDVCGMANFATFYEHTEPWIAAAAVSKYGDPVRDAELLRDLSPITRIGRLRAPLLVVHGENDSNVPVVEAEQVVAALAARGVEHRYLLFPGEGHELLHRSSRAEYLRETVGWLTRHLGVEPSGR, encoded by the coding sequence ATGGCCGGTCGGCTCAACCGGGTCGACGTCACCGTGCTCCCGTCGGGATGGCTGGCAAAGGAGTCCTACCCCTCGGAAGCCAGTGGGAGCTGGTCACCGGCGTTGTCGCCGGACGGCCGGCACCTGGCATACGTGTCGGACCGCGGCGGCTCACCCCAGGTCTGGGTCCAGCCGGTGGGCAGCGACCTGACGTTCCTCGTGGACACGGGCCCGGAACCGGTCGCCTCGGTGCACTGGTCCACCGGCGGCGGCTGGCTGGCCTGCGTGATCGCCCCGGGTGGCGCGCCGCGTACGGAGGTCTGGCTGGTCCGCCCGGACGGCTCGGTGCCGCACCAGGTGGCCGGCTTCGGCACGGACACCGCGGAGAACGTCCGCTGGCTGCCCGGGCGTCCGCTGCTCGCGGTCACCGAGAACCTCACCACCGCCCTGCTGGTCGACGCGGAGCACGGCACGCGGGAGGTGGTCGCCGAGGGCGAGCTGGTCTCCCTCTTCGACGTCTCACCGGACGGCCGCCGCGCCCTGCTGCGGCGCGGCCCCCGCGGCGGCCGGCACGTGGTGCTGCGCGACCTCGACAGCGGGATCGAGGAGTACGTCGCCAGCGGCGAGCAGGCCTGCTTCGCCCCCGACGGCTCGGTCTATGCCCGCGGCGACGCGGGCGAGCGACCCGTGCTGCTGCGCGTCGACGGTGGCACCGCCGAGGTCCTGGCCGCCTCGGACACCGCGGAGGTCGAGACGTTCGCCCTCACCGCCGACGGCACGAGGGTGGCCGTGCTGTGGAACGTGGACGGCGGCCTCTCCGAGCTGACGGTGCTCGGCGGCGGGCCGACCCGGATCGGCGTGCCCGGCACGGTGGTCTCCGGGCCGGTGTGGAGCGCCGACGGCGGCACGCTGGCGTTCACCTGCGAGGCACCAGGGCAGCCGCACGGGGTCTGGGCGTGGGACGGCGAACTGCACCCCGTCTCGGCCGAGGAGCCCTCCCCCGGCGCCGTACGGCCGGTGCTGCGGCGGTTCCCGTCCCACGACGGCCTCGAGATCAGCGGCTGGCTCTTCACGCCGCCGTCCACCGCCGGTCCGCACCCGGTGGTGCTGTGGCTGCACGGCGGCCCGGAAGCCCAGGAGCGTCCCGGGCACGCGCCGTTGTTCCAGTCGCTGGTCGCCCGGGGCATCGCGGTGTTCGCGGCGAACGTCCGCGGATCGTCCGGCTTCGGCCGCAGCTTCGTCCACGCCGACAACGGCCCGCTGCGGTGGGCGGCGATCGCGGACGTCGCCGCCTGCGTCGCGCATCTGGTGGCCACGGGCGTGGCCGATCCGGCGCGGGTCGGCTGCATGGGCCGCTCGTACGGGGGCTACCTGACGCTCGCGGCGCTGACGACGTACCCGGAGCTGTTCGCGGTCGGCATCGACGTCTGCGGCATGGCGAACTTCGCCACCTTCTACGAGCACACCGAGCCGTGGATCGCCGCCGCGGCCGTGTCCAAGTACGGCGATCCGGTCCGCGACGCCGAGCTGCTGCGCGACCTCTCGCCGATCACACGGATCGGCCGCCTGCGGGCGCCGCTGCTGGTGGTGCACGGCGAGAACGACAGCAACGTCCCGGTCGTCGAGGCGGAGCAGGTGGTGGCGGCGCTGGCCGCGCGCGGCGTCGAGCACCGCTATCTGCTCTTCCCGGGCGAGGGACACGAGCTGCTGCACCGCTCGTCGCGGGCCGAGTACCTGCGCGAGACGGTCGGCTGGCTCACCCGGCACCTCGGAGTCGAGCCTTCCGGCCGGTGA